In one Silene latifolia isolate original U9 population chromosome 10, ASM4854445v1, whole genome shotgun sequence genomic region, the following are encoded:
- the LOC141608030 gene encoding protein FAR-RED IMPAIRED RESPONSE 1-like: MWHITQKIIDKVGSALCKDTDFLTRFNTIVWDSDLEPFEFEEKWQKLISDFQLEDNDWLSTMFTDRKHWILAYHRDLPMGYILRTTQRSKSANSFSSDYVTVTPLLYHCYIIQMLLCPCHIITRFQTAMDQQRYTQSPDYYDNDHSLPNLDTNIHLEKHGAIVYTHAVFKMFQEEVKAAISCGVADFDKEENLRIIFVEEAE; encoded by the exons atgtggcatataacgcAAAAGATCATAGACAAAGTGGGTTCAGCACTCTGCAAAGACACCGACTTTCTTACTCGGTTCAACACTATCGTTTGGGACTCTGATTTGGAACCGTTTGAGTTTGAAGAAAAGTGGCAGAAACTTATTTCAGATTTTCAACTGGAAGATAATGACTGGTTATCTACAATGTTCACTGACCGAAAGCATTGGATTCTTGCCTACCATCGTGACCTTCCCATGGGCTACATATTAAGAACAACACAGCGATCCAAAAGTGCAAATTCTTTTTCAAGCG ATTACGTTACAGTAACACCATTACTGTATCATTGTTACATAATTCAAATGTTGTTGTGCCCTTGTCACATTATTACTAGGTTCCAAACTGCTATGGACCAGCAGCGGTACACACAAAGCCCCGATTATTATGACAACGACCACTCATTACCTAACCTAGACACAAATATACATTTAGAAAAACATGGTGCTATTGTATACACACATGCTGTGTTTAAGATGTTCCAAGAGGAAGTAAAGGCTGCTATATCATGTGGTGTCGCTGACTTTGACAAGGAAGAAAATCTGCGGATAATTTTTGTGGAAGAAGCTGAATAA